Proteins found in one Actinokineospora alba genomic segment:
- the map gene encoding type I methionyl aminopeptidase, with product MIELKTPAELDAMRVAGKVVAAALAAVRAAAAVGVRLLELDEVARDVLTKHGAKSSFLDYHPHFAPTPFPAVICASVNDVIVHGIPDKTQLVDGDLVSVDFGANIDGWHGDAAVSFVVGAADPADLDLIWTTNEALQAAIRVAVPGRKLGDIAHAIGAIGRAAGYGIPEDFGGHGIGREMHEPPSVPNDGDPGRGMTLRAGMVLAIEPMFHAGGKDTYQVAADGWALRTTDGSRAAHAEHTVAITHDGPRILTA from the coding sequence ATGATCGAGCTGAAGACACCCGCGGAACTGGACGCCATGCGAGTCGCCGGGAAGGTGGTCGCGGCGGCGCTGGCCGCCGTCCGCGCGGCCGCGGCGGTGGGTGTGCGGCTGCTCGAACTCGACGAGGTCGCCCGGGACGTGCTGACCAAGCACGGCGCGAAGTCGTCTTTCCTCGACTACCACCCGCACTTCGCGCCCACGCCGTTCCCCGCGGTGATCTGCGCGTCGGTCAACGACGTCATCGTGCACGGCATCCCCGACAAGACCCAGCTCGTCGACGGCGACCTGGTCAGCGTCGACTTCGGCGCCAACATCGACGGCTGGCACGGCGACGCCGCGGTCTCCTTCGTCGTCGGTGCGGCGGACCCGGCAGACCTCGACCTCATCTGGACCACGAACGAGGCGCTGCAAGCCGCGATCCGGGTCGCCGTTCCCGGCCGCAAGCTCGGCGACATCGCCCACGCCATCGGCGCCATCGGCCGCGCGGCGGGCTACGGCATCCCGGAGGACTTCGGCGGGCATGGCATCGGCCGGGAGATGCACGAGCCGCCGAGCGTGCCCAACGACGGCGACCCCGGCCGCGGCATGACGCTGCGCGCGGGCATGGTGCTGGCCATCGAGCCGATGTTCCACGCGGGCGGCAAGGACACCTACCAGGTCGCCGCCGATGGCTGGGCCTTGCGCACGACCGACGGCAGCCGCGCCGCGCACGCCGAGCACACGGTCGCCATCACCCACGACGGCCCGCGGATCCTCACCGCCTGA
- a CDS encoding helix-turn-helix domain-containing protein, whose protein sequence is MVRPPLTPFERDRGELLGQILRDARADRSMVEVAAHAGISVETLRKIERGRVPTPAFFTVAAIANAVGLSLEDLIAQTAIDPGRMSA, encoded by the coding sequence ATGGTGCGACCACCGCTGACTCCGTTCGAACGCGACCGAGGCGAACTCCTAGGCCAAATCCTGCGCGACGCGCGGGCTGATCGCAGCATGGTGGAGGTCGCCGCCCACGCCGGAATCTCCGTCGAGACGCTGCGCAAGATCGAGCGAGGGCGGGTGCCCACGCCCGCCTTCTTCACCGTGGCGGCGATTGCCAATGCGGTGGGACTGTCCCTTGAGGACTTGATCGCCCAGACGGCAATCGACCCAGGACGCATGAGCGCCTGA
- the asnB gene encoding asparagine synthase (glutamine-hydrolyzing), giving the protein MCGLLGLVCPSEMDAAAARSAVGAAMRCQRHRGPDESGTWTGGEAVFGFNRLSMIDIEHSHQPLPWGPPESPERYTLLFNGEIYNYLELRAELTQRFGARFTTDGDSETIVAAYHYLGEEAVTRLRGMFAFLIWDGQKQVLFGARDPFGIKPLFYAAGPGGVAFSSEKKSILELTGLIGVNQELDRRALQHYLTLQYVPEPATLHTKIHRIESGTSFTLTPGEEPVTKRYWAPRFTPKPVGGPADAEALYSRIADVMSDSVRMHMRADVTVGSFLSGGIDSTAIAALAREHNPDLITFTTGFERQGYSEIDVAAESAAAIGVKHVVKTVSAQEMMDALPLIVWYLDDPVADPALVPLWFIAREARKHVKVVLSGEGADELFGGYTIYREPISLAPFERVPGALRRAMGKVSTKIPEGTRGKDLLRRGALSLEERYYGNARIFRDDQLEKVLRTFNPAVSHKDITAGPYRDSLGWDPVTRMQHVDLYTWLRGDILVKADKMTMANSLELRVPFLDPEVFKIAAQVPLEQKVTRETTKFALRQALRKVVPAHVLNRRKLGFPVPIRLWLRDEMYDWARDIVMTSQTDALIDKNAVLRLLEEHKAGTLDHSRRIWALLVFMLWHGIFIERRIAPVIPEPHYPVKL; this is encoded by the coding sequence GTGTGCGGTCTGCTTGGTCTGGTTTGTCCTTCTGAGATGGATGCCGCGGCTGCGCGGTCGGCTGTTGGCGCCGCGATGCGCTGCCAACGGCACCGTGGGCCCGATGAGAGCGGGACGTGGACGGGGGGCGAGGCCGTCTTCGGCTTCAACCGGCTCTCGATGATCGACATCGAGCACTCCCACCAGCCGCTTCCGTGGGGTCCGCCCGAGTCGCCGGAGCGGTACACGCTGCTCTTCAACGGCGAGATCTACAACTACCTCGAGCTGCGGGCGGAGCTGACCCAGCGCTTCGGCGCCCGGTTCACCACCGACGGCGACTCCGAGACGATCGTCGCCGCATATCACTACCTGGGCGAAGAGGCCGTCACCCGGCTGCGCGGCATGTTCGCGTTCCTCATCTGGGACGGGCAGAAGCAGGTGCTCTTCGGCGCCCGCGACCCGTTCGGCATCAAGCCGCTGTTCTACGCGGCGGGCCCCGGCGGGGTGGCGTTCTCCAGTGAGAAGAAGTCGATCCTGGAGCTGACCGGCCTCATCGGCGTCAACCAGGAACTCGACCGCCGCGCCCTGCAGCACTATCTGACGCTGCAGTACGTGCCGGAGCCCGCGACGCTGCACACCAAGATCCACCGCATCGAGTCGGGCACGTCGTTCACGCTGACTCCCGGCGAGGAGCCGGTGACCAAGCGGTACTGGGCGCCGCGGTTCACCCCGAAGCCCGTGGGCGGCCCGGCCGACGCCGAGGCGCTGTACTCGCGCATCGCCGATGTGATGAGCGACTCGGTCCGCATGCACATGCGCGCCGACGTGACGGTGGGCTCGTTCCTCTCCGGCGGCATCGACTCGACCGCGATCGCCGCGCTGGCCCGCGAGCACAACCCGGACCTGATCACCTTCACCACCGGGTTCGAGCGCCAGGGCTACTCCGAGATCGACGTGGCCGCCGAGTCGGCCGCGGCGATCGGGGTCAAGCACGTCGTCAAGACGGTCTCCGCGCAGGAGATGATGGACGCGCTGCCGCTGATCGTCTGGTACCTCGACGACCCGGTGGCCGACCCGGCGCTGGTCCCGCTGTGGTTCATCGCCCGCGAGGCCCGCAAGCACGTCAAGGTCGTGCTGTCCGGCGAGGGCGCCGACGAGCTGTTCGGCGGCTACACGATCTACCGCGAGCCGATCTCCCTGGCCCCGTTCGAACGCGTCCCGGGCGCCCTGCGGCGGGCCATGGGCAAGGTGTCGACCAAGATCCCCGAGGGCACCCGAGGCAAGGACCTCCTGCGTCGCGGCGCGCTGTCGCTGGAAGAGCGCTACTACGGCAACGCGCGGATCTTCCGGGACGACCAGCTGGAGAAGGTCCTGCGGACCTTCAACCCGGCGGTCAGCCACAAGGACATCACCGCGGGCCCGTACCGCGACTCGCTGGGCTGGGACCCGGTGACCCGCATGCAGCACGTCGACCTCTACACGTGGCTGCGCGGCGACATCCTGGTCAAGGCCGACAAGATGACCATGGCCAACAGCCTGGAGCTGCGGGTGCCGTTCCTGGACCCCGAGGTGTTCAAGATCGCCGCCCAGGTCCCGCTGGAGCAGAAGGTCACCCGCGAGACCACCAAGTTCGCCCTGCGCCAGGCCCTGCGCAAGGTGGTCCCGGCGCACGTGCTGAACCGCCGCAAGCTCGGCTTCCCGGTCCCCATCCGCCTGTGGCTGCGCGACGAGATGTACGACTGGGCCCGCGACATCGTGATGACATCGCAAACCGACGCCCTGATCGACAAGAACGCCGTCCTGCGCCTGCTGGAGGAGCACAAGGCGGGCACCCTGGACCACAGCCGCCGCATCTGGGCGCTGCTGGTGTTCATGCTGTGGCACGGCATCTTCATCGAGCGCCGGATCGCCCCGGTGATCCCGGAGCCGCACTACCCGGTCAAGCTCTAG
- the ctaC gene encoding aa3-type cytochrome oxidase subunit II, giving the protein MASGADKHRNRTSVTRLAKVAGLAVLVVLAASGCSTEEVLRFGWPEGVTPQAHRMRDFWTWSVIASLAIGVLTWALMLWPVIAHRKRGDKLPRQFQYNHVLEIIYTAIPVVIVVVLFYFTATTQNYVQAETDKPDVTVDVVAFQWNWEFDHKSFINSKGALDVPAAPGDTTVRTVGSSTEIPLLVLPINKKIHYNLRATDVIHSFFIPEFLFKRDVFPHPDKNNQDPTFQNEIDRTGSFVGRCAELCGTYHSAMNFEVRAVTPELFEQYMALRTKVNPKTGKGYTTAEALAQMNCGELCTPHAVTTTPFNTDRTARKASG; this is encoded by the coding sequence ATGGCCTCCGGTGCGGACAAGCACCGGAACCGCACGTCGGTGACACGGCTGGCCAAGGTCGCCGGTCTCGCCGTGTTGGTCGTCCTCGCCGCCAGCGGCTGCTCCACCGAAGAGGTGCTGCGCTTCGGCTGGCCGGAGGGCGTCACCCCACAGGCGCACCGCATGCGCGACTTCTGGACCTGGTCGGTCATCGCCTCGCTCGCCATCGGCGTGCTGACCTGGGCGCTGATGCTGTGGCCGGTCATCGCCCACCGCAAGCGTGGGGACAAACTGCCGCGGCAGTTCCAGTACAACCACGTGTTGGAGATCATCTACACCGCGATCCCCGTGGTCATCGTCGTCGTGCTGTTCTACTTCACCGCGACCACCCAGAACTACGTCCAGGCCGAGACCGACAAGCCGGACGTCACCGTCGACGTCGTCGCCTTCCAGTGGAACTGGGAGTTCGACCACAAGTCGTTCATCAACTCCAAGGGCGCGCTCGACGTCCCCGCGGCGCCGGGTGACACGACGGTCCGCACGGTCGGCAGCTCGACCGAGATCCCGCTGTTGGTCCTGCCGATCAACAAGAAGATCCACTACAACCTGCGGGCGACCGACGTCATCCACTCCTTCTTCATCCCGGAGTTCCTGTTCAAGCGGGACGTCTTCCCGCACCCGGACAAGAACAACCAGGACCCGACGTTCCAGAACGAGATCGACCGGACCGGGTCGTTCGTCGGCCGCTGCGCCGAGCTGTGCGGCACGTACCACTCGGCGATGAACTTCGAGGTCCGGGCCGTCACGCCGGAGCTGTTCGAGCAGTACATGGCGCTGCGCACCAAGGTGAACCCGAAGACCGGCAAGGGCTACACCACGGCCGAGGCGCTCGCTCAGATGAACTGCGGCGAGCTCTGCACCCCGCACGCGGTGACCACGACGCCGTTCAACACCGACCGCACCGCGCGCAAGGCCTCCGGCTGA
- a CDS encoding cytochrome c oxidase subunit 4, translated as MKVEARLFDVTTIFFFLSAVVYGVWAKEPVGTVGLILTGGLSLIIGSYFHFVARRITQRPEDNPDAEVSDGAGELGFFSPGSYWPVALAASAAVTGVALAFWQIWLLVIAIVLVLLTIGGLVFEYHTRPEHD; from the coding sequence ATGAAGGTCGAAGCCAGGCTCTTCGACGTCACGACCATCTTCTTCTTTCTCTCCGCCGTGGTGTACGGCGTGTGGGCGAAGGAGCCGGTGGGCACGGTCGGCCTGATCCTGACCGGCGGTCTGTCGCTGATCATCGGTTCGTACTTCCACTTCGTGGCGCGCCGGATCACCCAGCGGCCCGAGGACAACCCGGACGCGGAGGTCAGCGACGGCGCGGGCGAGCTGGGCTTCTTCAGCCCGGGCAGCTACTGGCCGGTGGCCCTGGCCGCCTCGGCGGCGGTGACCGGTGTCGCGCTGGCGTTCTGGCAGATCTGGCTGCTCGTGATCGCGATCGTCCTCGTCCTGCTCACCATCGGCGGGCTGGTCTTCGAGTACCACACGAGGCCCGAGCACGACTGA
- a CDS encoding pyridoxal phosphate-dependent aminotransferase, with translation MKLARRMERLGTESAFEVLAKAKALEKTGRQIIHMEIGEPDFDTPAHIESAAQEALSKGHTHYVAAPGIPELRTSVADFLDRTGRLVTTPDRVIITPGAKPIMFFAIMALCEEGDEVIYPDPGFPMYASITSFAGATPVPIPLRESNNFTIDPDELASLVTDRTKLLILNSPHNPCGSSLSQEQIEAIAKIAIERDLIVLSDEVYWALQYDGEHRSVLSVPGMAERTILLDGWSKTFAMTGWRLGFGVFPEKLVEPISRLVINSVSCTSAFSQHAAIAALDGPWDEVDKMKAAFAERAEIIVDGLNAIPGVSCVRPGGAFYAFPNITGLGRSSGELSDLLLNKAGVAALPGTAFGAYGEGYLRFSYANSPENIRAALAAFAELAGEVANG, from the coding sequence GTGAAACTTGCCCGTCGAATGGAGCGTCTCGGCACCGAGTCGGCGTTCGAGGTGCTCGCCAAGGCGAAAGCCCTGGAGAAGACCGGCCGCCAGATCATCCACATGGAGATCGGCGAGCCCGATTTCGACACCCCGGCGCACATCGAGAGCGCCGCTCAGGAAGCGCTGAGCAAAGGGCACACGCATTATGTGGCGGCGCCCGGAATTCCCGAACTGCGCACGTCGGTCGCCGATTTCCTCGACCGCACGGGCAGGCTCGTCACCACGCCGGACCGGGTGATCATCACGCCCGGCGCGAAGCCGATCATGTTCTTCGCGATCATGGCGCTGTGCGAGGAGGGCGACGAGGTCATCTACCCCGACCCCGGCTTCCCGATGTACGCCTCCATCACGTCGTTCGCGGGCGCCACCCCGGTGCCGATACCGCTGCGCGAGTCCAACAACTTCACCATCGACCCCGACGAACTCGCGTCGCTGGTGACCGACCGGACCAAGCTGCTCATCCTGAACTCGCCGCACAACCCCTGCGGCAGCTCGCTCTCGCAGGAGCAGATCGAGGCCATCGCCAAGATCGCCATCGAGCGCGACCTGATCGTGCTCAGCGACGAGGTCTACTGGGCGCTGCAGTACGACGGTGAGCACCGCAGCGTGCTGAGCGTGCCCGGCATGGCCGAGCGGACGATCCTGCTCGACGGCTGGTCGAAGACCTTCGCCATGACCGGCTGGCGGCTCGGGTTCGGTGTGTTCCCCGAGAAGCTGGTGGAGCCGATCAGCAGGCTCGTCATCAACTCGGTGTCGTGCACGTCGGCGTTCAGCCAGCACGCCGCCATCGCCGCCCTGGACGGCCCGTGGGACGAGGTCGACAAGATGAAGGCCGCGTTCGCCGAGCGGGCCGAGATCATCGTCGACGGCCTCAACGCGATCCCCGGTGTCTCCTGCGTGCGGCCGGGTGGCGCGTTCTACGCGTTCCCGAACATCACCGGCCTCGGCCGCTCCTCGGGCGAGCTGTCGGACCTGCTGCTCAACAAGGCCGGTGTCGCGGCGCTGCCGGGCACGGCGTTCGGCGCCTATGGTGAAGGCTACCTGCGGTTCTCCTACGCCAACTCGCCGGAGAACATCCGCGCCGCGCTCGCCGCCTTCGCCGAACTCGCCGGAGAGGTCGCCAATGGCTGA
- a CDS encoding 2-hydroxyacid dehydrogenase, translating to MADSEILLTRRLVDEAMAALDGTCEVDLYEGPPTAIPRSELLRRVKGKDGLLTLLTEKVDAELLDAAGPQLKVVANYAVGVDNIDIPECTRRGILVTNTPDVLTEATADLAWALILSCVRRVAEGDRFLRSREEWIWDPRMMLGQELYGRTIGIVGCGRIGQATARRALGFGMRVIYHNSRPLPADIAGELKAELRTFDQLVAESDVISVHCPLTPATRHLFNADVFARMKPSAVLVNTARGPVVDEKALADAVRAGEIFGAGLDVFEREPIVEESLLDLDAVTIVPHLGSATVQTRAAMGLLAVENLLDGLAGTRPRALLNPEALSD from the coding sequence ATGGCTGACTCGGAGATCCTGCTCACCCGCAGGCTGGTCGACGAGGCCATGGCGGCCCTGGACGGCACCTGCGAGGTCGACCTGTACGAGGGTCCGCCGACGGCCATCCCGCGCTCGGAGCTGCTGCGCCGGGTCAAGGGCAAGGACGGCCTGCTGACCCTGCTCACGGAGAAGGTCGACGCCGAACTCCTCGACGCGGCGGGTCCGCAGCTCAAGGTCGTGGCCAACTACGCGGTGGGTGTCGACAACATCGACATTCCTGAGTGCACCCGGCGGGGCATCCTGGTGACCAACACCCCGGATGTACTGACCGAGGCCACCGCCGACCTGGCCTGGGCGCTGATCCTGTCCTGTGTTCGCCGGGTCGCCGAGGGCGACCGGTTCCTCCGGTCGCGCGAAGAGTGGATCTGGGACCCGCGGATGATGCTCGGCCAAGAGCTCTACGGCCGCACGATCGGCATCGTGGGCTGCGGCCGTATCGGCCAGGCCACGGCCCGCCGCGCCCTCGGCTTCGGGATGCGGGTGATCTATCACAACTCCCGGCCGCTGCCCGCGGACATCGCGGGGGAGCTCAAGGCCGAGCTGCGCACGTTCGACCAGCTGGTGGCCGAGTCGGATGTCATCTCGGTTCACTGCCCGCTGACCCCGGCGACCCGGCACCTGTTCAACGCCGACGTCTTCGCCCGGATGAAGCCATCGGCGGTGCTGGTGAACACCGCCAGAGGCCCGGTCGTGGACGAGAAGGCCCTGGCCGACGCGGTCCGCGCGGGCGAGATCTTCGGCGCCGGACTCGACGTGTTCGAGCGGGAGCCGATCGTCGAGGAGTCGCTGCTCGACCTGGACGCGGTCACGATCGTCCCGCACCTGGGCAGCGCGACCGTGCAGACCAGGGCGGCGATGGGCCTGCTGGCGGTAGAGAATCTGCTGGACGGACTAGCGGGCACTAGGCCGCGTGCGCTGCTCAACCCGGAAGCGCTCAGTGACTAG
- a CDS encoding GPGG-motif small membrane protein, producing MATLLWIIAVVLVIGGIVTLIRGQMLYGALLIVLGLLIGPGGVSIFT from the coding sequence ATGGCAACCCTGTTGTGGATTATCGCTGTGGTGCTCGTAATCGGTGGCATTGTCACCTTGATTCGGGGACAAATGCTCTACGGAGCGCTACTGATCGTGCTCGGCCTGCTCATCGGCCCTGGTGGCGTCAGCATCTTCACCTGA
- the trpD gene encoding anthranilate phosphoribosyltransferase, with translation MTARTWPRLLNQLIDGVDLAAEDTTWAMNEIMSGSATPSQIAGFAIGLRAKGETAAEIAGMAEGMLAHAKLVHVGGNAVDVVGTGGDQAHTVNISTMSALVTAAAGVPVAKHGNRSASSQCGTADVLEELGVAIELSPDAVATCVREVGIGFCFAPAFHPALRFAGPTRRELGVPTAFNVLGPLTNPAQPTAGLVGCANARMAPIVAEVFARRGASVLVVRGDDNLDEITTTTTTSVWVVSGGKVREDRIDPAKLGVTAAEPQDLRGGDAAFNAQVIRDLVAGKSGPVRDAVVLNAAGAIAAFRGLSADVHADLEAALGQATLALDSGAASTLLDRWTVRSTELAG, from the coding sequence ATGACCGCCCGCACCTGGCCCCGGCTGCTCAACCAGCTGATCGACGGGGTCGACCTCGCCGCCGAGGACACCACCTGGGCGATGAACGAGATCATGTCCGGCAGCGCGACCCCGTCGCAGATCGCCGGGTTCGCGATCGGCCTGCGCGCCAAGGGTGAGACGGCCGCCGAGATCGCGGGCATGGCCGAGGGCATGCTGGCGCACGCCAAGCTCGTCCATGTCGGGGGCAACGCCGTCGACGTGGTCGGCACCGGCGGCGACCAGGCCCACACGGTGAACATCTCCACGATGAGCGCCTTGGTGACCGCCGCGGCGGGCGTCCCGGTGGCCAAGCACGGCAACCGCTCGGCGTCCTCGCAGTGCGGGACCGCCGACGTCCTCGAGGAGCTCGGGGTGGCGATCGAGCTGTCCCCCGACGCCGTCGCCACCTGCGTGCGCGAGGTCGGCATCGGGTTCTGCTTCGCTCCCGCGTTCCACCCGGCGCTGCGGTTCGCGGGCCCGACCCGGCGCGAGCTGGGCGTGCCCACGGCGTTCAACGTGCTGGGGCCGCTGACGAACCCGGCTCAGCCGACCGCGGGCCTGGTGGGCTGCGCGAACGCCCGGATGGCGCCGATCGTGGCCGAGGTGTTCGCCCGGCGCGGCGCGAGCGTGCTGGTCGTGCGCGGCGACGACAACCTCGACGAGATCACCACGACCACCACCACGTCGGTATGGGTGGTCAGTGGCGGCAAGGTCCGGGAGGACCGGATCGACCCGGCGAAGCTGGGGGTCACCGCCGCCGAGCCGCAGGACCTGCGCGGTGGCGACGCCGCGTTCAACGCCCAGGTGATCCGCGATCTGGTGGCCGGGAAGTCCGGCCCGGTCCGCGACGCCGTGGTGCTCAACGCCGCGGGCGCCATCGCGGCGTTCCGCGGGCTGTCCGCCGACGTGCACGCCGACCTGGAGGCCGCCCTCGGGCAGGCCACGCTCGCCCTGGACTCAGGCGCCGCGAGCACCCTGCTCGACCGCTGGACCGTGCGGTCCACGGAGCTCGCAGGCTGA
- the ctaE gene encoding aa3-type cytochrome oxidase subunit III yields MRRVTTAAPSIGQRVHSLNRPNMVSVGTIVWLSSELMFFAGLFAMFFTVKAQNATGHWPPPLEAGGEPIHLNLPFALPFTIILVASSFTCQLGVFAAERGDVFGLRRWYILTLIMGAIFVGGQAYEYMQLVHEGVTIPSGGFGTVFYLTTGFHGLHVIGGLVAFVYLLIRTRLSKFTPAQATSAIVVSYYWHFVDIVWIGLFAVIYLVP; encoded by the coding sequence ATGCGTCGCGTGACAACAGCAGCGCCCTCCATTGGTCAGCGTGTGCATTCGCTGAACCGGCCGAACATGGTCAGCGTCGGCACCATCGTGTGGCTGTCCAGCGAGCTCATGTTCTTCGCCGGCCTGTTCGCGATGTTCTTCACCGTCAAGGCGCAGAACGCGACCGGACACTGGCCCCCGCCCCTCGAGGCGGGCGGTGAGCCGATCCACCTGAACCTGCCCTTCGCGCTGCCGTTCACCATCATCCTGGTGGCGTCATCGTTCACGTGTCAGCTCGGCGTGTTCGCCGCCGAGCGGGGCGACGTGTTCGGCCTGCGCCGGTGGTACATCCTGACGCTGATCATGGGTGCGATCTTCGTCGGCGGCCAGGCCTACGAGTACATGCAGCTCGTGCACGAGGGTGTCACCATCCCCTCGGGCGGCTTCGGCACCGTGTTCTACCTGACCACCGGGTTCCACGGCCTGCACGTCATCGGCGGTCTCGTCGCGTTCGTGTACCTGCTGATCAGGACGCGGCTGAGCAAGTTCACCCCGGCCCAGGCCACGTCGGCGATCGTGGTCTCGTACTACTGGCACTTCGTCGACATCGTGTGGATCGGACTGTTCGCGGTCATCTACCTGGTGCCGTGA
- the qcrC gene encoding cytochrome bc1 complex diheme cytochrome c subunit, whose translation MTKKQRSHSKGRRRIAGLLALGMALMTLGLLYSAFAPQPQVAQAQGDPAALRKGEQIYNNTCISCHGTNLEGVTDRGPSLIGVGEASVYFQTATGRMPAVRQEAQAERKPPKLTPEEIDALMAFVQSKGGGTQLPQESGSQLVGDNPARGGELFRLNCASCHNFTGRGGALSSGKFAPKLDGVSETEMYAAMLVGPQNMPTFSDRQLSPAEKKDIIAYVRSVTDGNNNPGGNPIGGLGPQSEGLIAFIVGMAALVGITLWIGAKS comes from the coding sequence ATGACCAAGAAACAACGGAGCCACAGCAAGGGCCGCAGGCGCATCGCGGGCCTGCTGGCGCTCGGCATGGCGCTGATGACGCTCGGCCTGCTGTACTCGGCGTTCGCGCCGCAGCCGCAGGTCGCACAGGCCCAGGGCGACCCGGCCGCGCTGCGCAAGGGCGAGCAGATCTACAACAACACCTGCATCAGCTGCCACGGCACCAACCTCGAGGGCGTCACCGACCGCGGCCCCAGCCTCATCGGCGTGGGCGAGGCGTCGGTGTACTTCCAGACCGCGACCGGGCGCATGCCCGCGGTCCGGCAGGAGGCCCAGGCCGAGCGCAAGCCTCCGAAGCTGACCCCCGAGGAGATCGACGCCCTGATGGCGTTCGTCCAGTCCAAGGGCGGCGGCACCCAGCTGCCCCAGGAGTCGGGCAGCCAGCTCGTCGGCGACAACCCCGCCCGCGGTGGCGAGCTGTTCCGGCTGAACTGCGCCTCGTGCCACAACTTCACCGGCCGCGGCGGAGCGCTGTCCTCGGGCAAGTTCGCGCCCAAGCTCGACGGTGTCAGTGAGACCGAGATGTACGCGGCGATGCTCGTCGGCCCGCAGAACATGCCGACGTTCTCCGACCGCCAGCTCAGCCCGGCTGAGAAGAAAGACATCATCGCCTACGTGAGGTCGGTGACCGACGGGAACAACAACCCCGGCGGCAATCCGATCGGCGGCCTTGGTCCGCAGTCCGAAGGCCTGATCGCGTTCATCGTGGGTATGGCGGCCCTGGTCGGCATCACCCTGTGGATTGGGGCGAAGTCATGA
- the qcrA gene encoding cytochrome bc1 complex Rieske iron-sulfur subunit, with translation MSSNTPQDVPSDEELAQMSRDDLVKLGNKLDGVELVEYPDPWPVKGTRAEKRAERAVALWFLIAALAGFAFIGVFLFWPHAYVAPNTDGYFMYSLFTPMLGATLGLSILGVGVGALLYMKKFVPHEVAVQQRNDSGSSELDKATILAELADAGDRTTIARRSLIKRSAGLGAGAMGLGIGVFAIGGLVRDPWAQTESKDSLWHTGWKHEKPGEKVFLRRATGHAHEVSLVRPEDLSAGAMETVFPFRESEREDHHALSKALKRSDNPVMLIRLRSEDGRKVVKHQGQEDFNYGDYYAYTKICSHLGCPTSLYEDATNRILCPCHQSQFDALAYGKPIFGPATRKLAQLPIAVDEETGYFIARSDFIEPVGPAFWERKS, from the coding sequence ATGAGTTCGAACACCCCCCAGGACGTGCCCAGCGACGAAGAGCTGGCCCAGATGTCCCGGGACGACCTGGTCAAGCTTGGCAACAAGCTCGACGGCGTCGAACTGGTCGAATACCCGGACCCGTGGCCGGTCAAGGGCACCCGCGCGGAGAAGCGCGCCGAGCGCGCCGTCGCACTGTGGTTCCTGATCGCGGCGCTCGCGGGGTTCGCGTTCATCGGCGTGTTCCTCTTCTGGCCGCACGCCTACGTCGCTCCGAACACCGACGGGTACTTCATGTACTCGCTGTTCACCCCGATGCTGGGTGCGACCCTGGGCCTGTCGATCCTGGGTGTCGGTGTCGGCGCGCTGCTCTACATGAAGAAGTTCGTCCCGCACGAGGTCGCGGTGCAGCAGCGCAACGACAGCGGGTCCTCCGAACTGGACAAGGCGACGATCCTCGCCGAGCTCGCCGACGCGGGTGACCGCACCACCATCGCCCGCCGCTCGCTGATCAAGCGCTCCGCCGGCCTCGGCGCGGGCGCGATGGGCCTCGGCATCGGCGTGTTCGCCATCGGCGGCCTGGTCCGCGACCCGTGGGCGCAGACCGAGTCCAAGGACTCGCTGTGGCACACCGGGTGGAAGCACGAGAAGCCGGGCGAGAAGGTCTTCCTGCGCCGCGCCACCGGCCACGCGCACGAGGTCTCCCTGGTCCGTCCCGAAGACCTGTCCGCCGGTGCGATGGAAACGGTGTTCCCGTTCCGCGAGTCGGAGCGTGAGGACCACCACGCGCTGTCCAAGGCGCTCAAGCGCTCGGACAACCCGGTCATGCTGATCCGCCTGCGCTCCGAGGACGGCCGCAAGGTCGTCAAGCACCAGGGCCAGGAAGACTTCAACTACGGCGACTACTACGCGTACACGAAGATCTGCAGCCACCTCGGCTGCCCGACGTCGCTGTACGAGGACGCCACCAACCGCATCCTGTGCCCGTGCCACCAGTCGCAGTTCGACGCGCTGGCCTACGGCAAGCCCATCTTCGGTCCGGCGACCCGCAAGCTGGCCCAGTTGCCCATCGCGGTCGATGAGGAGACGGGCTACTTTATTGCCAGGAGCGATTTCATCGAGCCGGTCGGGCCCGCATTCTGGGAGCGGAAGTCATGA